From Pseudomonas saponiphila, a single genomic window includes:
- a CDS encoding TerD family protein, whose amino-acid sequence MASLVPGGNAPTPNGELTVSVTYTPISGADIDVSAFQLTGTGKVRGDTDMCFYGQKSVSNGALTLVESSPGRAVFKANLQRLDSAIEKIALTATIYENRAKFSACPSLSLRIEGSAGGEPIDASLTTTGMMETALILGEFYIRNGQWKFRVVAQGFAGGLEPLAKNFGIEVAAEPAAPAPAPAPKPAPAPAPAPAPAPAPAPAPAPAPSKINLSKISLDKNQRSISLEKKSDFGEIKINLNWNRGNSKGGLFGLGKVKGIDLDLGCLFELQDGYKGVVQALGNAFGSFRDDPFIELMGDDRTGAVSDGEWLRVNGKHWNEIKRICVFAYIYEGAPNWASTDGVVTIYIPDQPPIEVRMNEEGGRLGMCAVALLENDRGAVKVSREVRFVKDHLVLDKTYGWGLRWSAGSK is encoded by the coding sequence ATGGCGTCCCTGGTACCGGGGGGCAATGCCCCCACTCCCAATGGCGAGCTAACCGTATCGGTCACTTACACTCCGATCTCTGGGGCTGACATTGATGTGTCGGCCTTCCAGTTGACCGGTACCGGCAAGGTGCGTGGTGATACCGACATGTGCTTTTACGGCCAGAAGAGCGTCTCGAACGGAGCGCTCACTCTGGTCGAAAGCAGCCCTGGTCGGGCTGTGTTCAAGGCGAACCTACAACGCCTTGATTCAGCCATCGAGAAGATCGCCCTCACTGCAACCATCTACGAGAACCGGGCCAAGTTCTCGGCCTGCCCATCGCTGAGTCTTCGGATCGAAGGCTCAGCAGGTGGTGAGCCTATCGACGCCTCCCTGACTACCACCGGAATGATGGAAACCGCCCTCATCTTGGGCGAGTTCTATATCCGCAATGGGCAGTGGAAGTTCCGAGTGGTTGCTCAAGGCTTTGCTGGTGGGCTGGAGCCTTTGGCCAAGAATTTCGGCATCGAAGTAGCAGCGGAACCCGCGGCTCCAGCACCTGCGCCAGCGCCAAAGCCTGCTCCTGCTCCTGCTCCTGCTCCTGCTCCTGCTCCTGCACCGGCACCGGCACCGGCACCGGCACCCAGCAAGATCAACCTCAGCAAGATCAGTCTCGACAAGAACCAGCGCTCGATCAGCCTGGAGAAGAAATCCGACTTTGGCGAGATCAAGATCAACCTGAACTGGAACCGTGGCAATTCAAAGGGCGGCCTGTTTGGCCTCGGCAAGGTAAAAGGCATCGATCTCGACCTTGGCTGTCTATTCGAGCTTCAAGATGGCTACAAAGGCGTCGTTCAAGCCCTGGGCAATGCATTTGGCAGTTTCAGAGATGATCCTTTCATTGAGCTAATGGGGGATGACCGTACCGGTGCTGTTTCAGATGGGGAATGGCTCCGCGTCAACGGCAAGCACTGGAACGAGATCAAGCGTATCTGTGTATTCGCCTACATCTACGAGGGTGCGCCGAATTGGGCATCCACTGATGGTGTTGTGACGATCTACATCCCGGATCAACCTCCGATCGAAGTTCGCATGAACGAGGAAGGTGGTCGTTTGGGCATGTGCGCTGTCGCACTACTTGAAAATGATCGAGGGGCCGTTAAGGTCAGTCGAGAAGTACGTTTTGTCAAAGACCACCTGGTGCTCGACAAGACCTATGGTTGGGGCCTGCGCTGGTCGGCCGGCTCTAAGTAA
- a CDS encoding Tn3 family transposase: MSNKNKLLTVLSDAEQEALYGLPDFDDVQRLEYLALTETELAFASSRPGLPAQVYCILQIGYFKAKHAFFRFAWSEVVDDCAFVLSQYFHSEPFEHKPITKHEHYAQRERIAELFGYRSWVAGFLPQLAQQAAQTVRRDVMPGFIAAELIVWLNEHKIIRPGYTTLQALVSEALSAERRRLGGLLAEVLDEPAKTALGQLLVRDDTLSQLAALKQDAKDFGWRQMAREREKRATLEPLHSIAKALLPKLGISQQNLLYYASLANFYTIHDLRYLKADQTHLYLLCYAWVRYRQFSDNLVDAMAYHMKQLEDESSAGAKQSFVAEQARRQQDTPQVGRLLSLYVDDSVTDPTPFGEVRQRAYKIMAKDALQSTAQRMSVKPVSKLSLHWQAVDILAERIRRHLRPLYVALDFASTDPDSPWLAALAWTKGVFAKQQRLSQRPLAECPAATLPKRLRSYLLTFDADGKPTGLHADRYEFWLYRQVRKRFQSGELYLDDSLQHRHFSDELVSMDEKADVLAQMDIPFLRQPVNSQLDALGAELHTQWLAFNRELKQGKLTHLEYNKDTQKLTWRKPKGENPKAREKVFYEQLPFCDVADVFRFVNAQCQFLSVLTPLQPRYAKKVADADSLMAVIIAQAMNHGNQVMARTSDIPYHVLESTYQQYLRHATLHAANDGISNAIAALPIFPHYSFDLDVLYGAVDGQKFGVERPTVKARYSRKYFGRGKGVVAYTLLCNHVPLNGYLIGAHDYEAHHVFDIWYRNTSDIVPTAITGDMHSVNKANFAILHWFGLRFEPRFTDMEGQLQELYCADDPALYEKCLIQPIGQVDRQLIVSEKPNLDQIVATLGLKEMTQGALIRKLCTYTTSNPTRRAVFEFDKLIRSIYTLRYLRDPQLERNVHRSQNRIESYHQLRGAIAQVGGKKELTGRTDIEIEISNQCARLIASAVIYYNSAILSRLLMKYEASANAKVLALITQISPAAWRHILLNGHYTFQSDGKMIDLDALVAGLDLG, from the coding sequence ATGAGCAACAAGAATAAGCTGCTCACCGTCCTCTCGGACGCCGAGCAGGAAGCCCTGTACGGTTTGCCAGATTTCGATGACGTCCAGCGGCTGGAATACTTGGCGTTGACTGAAACGGAACTGGCGTTTGCCAGCAGCCGTCCCGGCCTTCCTGCCCAAGTCTATTGCATCTTGCAGATCGGTTACTTCAAGGCCAAGCACGCCTTCTTTCGCTTCGCCTGGAGCGAAGTTGTGGACGATTGCGCCTTCGTACTGAGCCAGTATTTCCACAGTGAGCCATTCGAGCACAAGCCGATCACCAAACACGAGCATTATGCCCAGCGCGAGCGGATCGCGGAGTTGTTCGGCTACCGGTCGTGGGTGGCCGGTTTCCTGCCCCAGCTCGCGCAACAGGCCGCCCAGACCGTGCGGCGCGACGTGATGCCGGGGTTCATCGCCGCTGAACTGATCGTCTGGCTCAATGAGCACAAGATCATCCGGCCGGGCTACACCACCCTGCAAGCGCTGGTCAGCGAAGCCCTGTCCGCCGAACGTCGGCGCTTGGGTGGCCTGCTGGCGGAGGTGTTGGACGAACCGGCCAAGACTGCGCTTGGCCAGCTCCTGGTACGAGATGACACCCTTTCGCAACTGGCAGCGCTCAAGCAGGACGCCAAGGACTTCGGCTGGCGGCAGATGGCCCGCGAACGGGAAAAGCGCGCCACGCTGGAACCGCTGCATAGCATCGCCAAGGCGCTGCTGCCCAAGCTCGGCATCTCGCAGCAAAATCTGCTTTACTACGCGAGCCTGGCGAACTTCTACACCATCCACGACCTGCGCTACCTGAAGGCCGATCAGACCCACCTCTATCTGCTGTGCTATGCCTGGGTGCGCTACCGGCAGTTCTCCGACAACCTGGTCGATGCGATGGCATACCACATGAAACAACTGGAGGACGAAAGCAGCGCGGGCGCGAAGCAGTCCTTCGTCGCCGAGCAGGCGCGCCGGCAGCAAGACACACCGCAGGTTGGCCGCCTACTGTCACTGTACGTCGACGATAGCGTGACTGATCCGACGCCGTTCGGTGAGGTGCGCCAGCGCGCGTACAAAATCATGGCCAAGGACGCGTTGCAGAGCACCGCGCAGCGCATGAGCGTCAAGCCTGTGAGCAAGCTGTCGCTGCACTGGCAGGCAGTGGACATCCTGGCCGAGCGCATTCGCCGCCATTTACGGCCGCTGTACGTCGCGCTTGACTTCGCCAGCACTGATCCGGACAGCCCGTGGCTCGCAGCGCTGGCCTGGACTAAGGGCGTGTTCGCCAAACAGCAGCGCCTGTCGCAACGGCCGCTCGCCGAATGTCCAGCGGCCACACTGCCGAAACGCTTGCGGTCGTACCTGCTGACATTCGATGCCGATGGCAAGCCAACGGGCCTGCACGCCGACCGCTACGAGTTCTGGCTGTACCGCCAGGTCAGGAAGCGCTTTCAGTCGGGAGAACTCTATCTCGACGACAGCTTGCAGCACCGACATTTCTCCGACGAGTTGGTTTCGATGGACGAGAAGGCCGACGTGCTCGCTCAGATGGACATCCCATTCCTGCGGCAGCCGGTCAATTCCCAGCTCGATGCGCTAGGGGCTGAGCTGCACACGCAATGGCTGGCCTTCAATCGCGAACTAAAGCAGGGCAAGCTGACGCACTTGGAATACAACAAGGACACGCAGAAGCTGACCTGGCGCAAGCCCAAGGGTGAGAACCCGAAGGCGCGCGAGAAGGTGTTCTACGAGCAATTGCCGTTCTGCGACGTGGCCGACGTGTTCCGCTTCGTCAACGCCCAGTGCCAGTTCCTGTCGGTGCTGACGCCCTTGCAGCCGCGCTATGCGAAGAAGGTCGCCGACGCAGACAGCCTGATGGCGGTCATCATCGCGCAGGCGATGAACCACGGCAATCAGGTCATGGCGCGCACCAGCGACATCCCGTATCACGTGCTGGAGAGCACCTACCAGCAGTACCTGCGCCACGCAACGCTGCACGCGGCCAACGACGGCATCAGCAACGCCATCGCCGCGCTACCAATATTCCCTCACTACTCGTTCGACCTCGATGTGCTGTACGGTGCCGTCGATGGTCAGAAATTCGGTGTCGAGCGCCCGACCGTGAAGGCACGCTACTCCCGAAAGTATTTCGGGCGCGGCAAGGGCGTGGTTGCCTACACGCTGCTGTGCAACCATGTGCCGCTCAACGGCTACCTGATCGGCGCGCACGACTACGAGGCCCATCACGTGTTCGACATCTGGTATCGCAACACGTCGGACATCGTGCCGACTGCGATCACCGGCGATATGCACAGCGTCAACAAAGCCAACTTCGCCATCCTGCATTGGTTCGGCCTGCGCTTCGAGCCGCGCTTTACCGACATGGAAGGCCAGTTGCAGGAACTGTATTGCGCCGACGATCCGGCGCTGTACGAGAAGTGCCTGATCCAGCCGATCGGCCAAGTCGACCGGCAACTCATCGTCAGCGAAAAGCCAAACCTCGACCAGATCGTGGCTACGCTCGGGCTGAAGGAGATGACGCAGGGCGCGCTGATCCGCAAGCTGTGCACCTACACCACGTCGAACCCGACGCGGCGGGCGGTGTTCGAGTTCGACAAGCTCATCCGCAGCATCTATACGTTGCGCTACCTGCGCGATCCACAACTGGAGCGCAATGTGCACCGCTCACAGAATCGGATCGAGTCCTACCACCAGCTACGCGGGGCCATTGCCCAAGTTGGCGGCAAGAAGGAGCTGACCGGGCGCACCGACATCGAGATCGAAATCAGCAACCAGTGCGCAAGGCTGATCGCCAGCGCGGTCATCTACTACAACTCGGCCATCCTGTCGCGGCTGCTGATGAAGTACGAGGCGAGCGCCAATGCCAAGGTACTCGCGCTCATCACCCAGATATCGCCAGCGGCATGGCGGCACATCCTGCTGAACGGGCACTACACCTTCCAGAGCGATGGCAAGATGATCGACCTCGATGCTCTCGTGGCGGGGCTTGATCTTGGGTGA
- a CDS encoding TerD family protein has product MALSLQKGGNLSLDKVAPGLVEIMVGLGWDPRATDGAEFDLDASAFMLGANGKVTAESDFIFYNQKESVCKSVIHTGDNRTGAGDGDDESLVINLPKVPAHVEKIVFTVTIHDADARRQNFGQVGGAFIRVVNQQGGAELVRFDLAEDYATETAMEFAELYRHGGEWKFRAVGQGYAGGLKAMCARYGLNL; this is encoded by the coding sequence ATGGCACTTTCCCTGCAAAAAGGCGGCAACCTGTCGCTTGATAAAGTTGCCCCTGGCCTCGTAGAGATCATGGTCGGCCTTGGCTGGGACCCGCGCGCCACTGATGGTGCGGAGTTCGACCTCGACGCCAGTGCATTCATGCTCGGCGCGAACGGCAAGGTTACCGCTGAATCCGATTTCATCTTCTACAACCAGAAAGAATCGGTCTGTAAGTCGGTGATCCATACCGGCGACAACCGTACCGGTGCTGGTGATGGTGACGACGAAAGCCTGGTGATCAACCTTCCGAAGGTTCCGGCTCATGTTGAGAAGATCGTTTTCACCGTTACTATCCATGACGCTGATGCCCGTCGTCAGAACTTCGGCCAGGTAGGCGGCGCGTTCATCCGCGTCGTGAATCAGCAAGGCGGTGCCGAACTGGTTCGCTTCGACCTCGCTGAGGACTATGCAACCGAGACCGCCATGGAGTTCGCCGAGCTGTACCGTCATGGCGGCGAGTGGAAGTTCCGTGCCGTTGGCCAAGGTTATGCCGGCGGCCTGAAAGCCATGTGCGCTCGCTATGGCCTGAACCTGTAA
- a CDS encoding tellurite resistance TerB family protein: MLDWLKNNVESARSKLALEVTKFKNRDFMDALVAGCALVSAADGNISAIEKQRMAGFIQNSDELKVFDLKDVITSFNGFCQKFEFDAEIGKAEALRAVGKIRNKPDAARLLVRVCCAIGSSDGQFDESEKTVCRGICVELGLNPADFGL; this comes from the coding sequence ATGCTCGATTGGCTGAAAAACAACGTCGAATCGGCCCGCTCCAAGCTCGCCCTTGAGGTCACTAAGTTTAAGAACCGTGACTTCATGGATGCTTTGGTTGCCGGTTGTGCTCTGGTCTCTGCTGCTGACGGGAACATCAGCGCAATCGAAAAGCAGCGCATGGCCGGGTTCATTCAAAACTCGGATGAGCTCAAGGTCTTCGATCTGAAGGACGTAATCACTTCCTTCAATGGCTTCTGCCAGAAGTTCGAGTTCGACGCCGAGATTGGCAAGGCTGAAGCGCTCCGTGCTGTAGGCAAGATCCGTAACAAGCCTGACGCCGCTCGCCTGCTTGTGCGGGTTTGCTGCGCCATTGGTAGCTCTGATGGACAGTTCGACGAAAGCGAGAAAACTGTCTGCCGCGGCATCTGTGTAGAGCTGGGTCTTAACCCCGCTGACTTTGGACTTTAA
- a CDS encoding MFS transporter — protein sequence MTLQLLALNMTTPKGRRWTLLVTVAAALLLLTLDNSILYTALPTLTRDLGASSLQALWIINAYPLVMAGMLLSTGTLGDRIGHREMFLGGLCVFGLASIIAAFAPTASVLIGARALLAVGAAAMMPSTLALIFITFRDERERNLALAIWGCMAIVGSALGPIVGGLLLNHFWWGSVFLLNVPVVIAALVSALVVTPRVKPDTSKPWDLISAVQALFALSGLVVTIKEVAHVRISEHRDRPFRLIVTGHFANA from the coding sequence ATGACTCTGCAACTCTTGGCACTAAATATGACAACCCCAAAAGGCCGACGGTGGACCCTCCTTGTGACCGTCGCAGCAGCGCTTCTTCTGCTTACCCTGGACAACTCGATCCTGTACACCGCGTTGCCCACTCTGACGCGTGACTTGGGGGCCAGCAGCCTGCAAGCGCTGTGGATCATCAACGCCTATCCACTGGTGATGGCCGGGATGCTGCTCAGCACCGGAACGCTTGGTGACCGCATCGGGCACCGGGAGATGTTTTTGGGCGGGCTGTGCGTGTTCGGCCTTGCGTCAATAATAGCCGCGTTCGCGCCAACTGCCTCCGTGCTGATTGGTGCGCGTGCGTTGCTGGCTGTGGGTGCGGCAGCCATGATGCCCTCCACGCTAGCTCTGATCTTCATCACTTTCAGGGATGAGCGCGAGAGGAATCTGGCGCTCGCCATATGGGGGTGCATGGCCATTGTCGGAAGCGCGCTCGGCCCCATCGTGGGTGGATTGTTGCTCAATCACTTCTGGTGGGGCTCGGTCTTCCTGCTCAACGTACCGGTGGTCATCGCTGCACTCGTCAGTGCATTGGTCGTGACGCCGCGAGTGAAGCCAGATACATCCAAACCATGGGATCTGATCTCTGCAGTGCAGGCCTTGTTTGCACTGTCCGGTCTGGTTGTCACCATCAAAGAGGTTGCCCATGTGCGGATTTCGGAGCACCGTGACCGGCCGTTTCGGTTGATCGTGACCGGTCATTTCGCTAACGCGTGA
- a CDS encoding recombinase family protein, producing MLVGYMRVSSDSDRQSTDLQRDALLAAGVDARHLFEDRASGAKDDRAGLARALEFVRSGDVLVVWKLDRLGRSLSHLLGIVTSLKDNKVAFRSLTENLDTTTPSGEFLFQVFGALAQYERALIQERVVAGLTAARKRGRIGGRPPAIVGEKLDAIVAALDGGMSKAAVCRNFSVKRTTLIETLARVGWRGAGKAADEQQE from the coding sequence ATGTTGGTTGGTTACATGCGCGTGTCGTCGGATTCCGACCGCCAAAGCACGGACTTGCAACGTGATGCGCTGCTCGCCGCTGGCGTCGATGCTCGGCACCTGTTCGAGGATCGAGCCTCTGGCGCAAAGGATGACCGCGCAGGCTTGGCTCGGGCCCTCGAATTCGTCCGATCCGGCGATGTGCTGGTAGTTTGGAAGCTCGACCGGCTCGGCCGCTCGCTGTCGCATCTGCTCGGTATCGTGACCTCGCTCAAGGATAATAAGGTTGCGTTCCGCTCGCTGACGGAGAACCTGGACACCACGACGCCATCGGGCGAGTTCCTGTTTCAGGTGTTCGGCGCCCTCGCACAATACGAGCGCGCCTTGATCCAGGAGCGCGTCGTCGCGGGACTAACCGCCGCCCGCAAACGTGGCCGGATCGGCGGACGCCCACCCGCCATCGTCGGCGAGAAGCTGGATGCTATCGTCGCCGCGCTCGATGGCGGCATGTCTAAGGCAGCGGTGTGCCGTAATTTCAGCGTCAAGCGCACCACCTTGATCGAAACCTTGGCGCGAGTGGGCTGGCGTGGCGCGGGAAAGGCTGCCGATGAGCAACAAGAATAA
- a CDS encoding TerD family protein, whose translation MALTLTKNQSISLAKTAGSSLTQVSMGLGWDPVKSKGLLGKLLGGGGEIDLDASCLLLDGNKDPIDVVWFRQLASKDGSIKHSGDNRTGEGSGDDETIHVDLSRLPAGVQYLMFTVNSFTGQTFDKVENAYCRLMNRSNNTELARFNLSQKGSHTGVLMAYLSRNGGDWQLTALGNVASGFTVQEMASDARRLIA comes from the coding sequence ATGGCACTTACTCTGACCAAAAATCAGTCGATCTCGCTGGCCAAAACCGCTGGTTCTTCTCTGACACAAGTCAGCATGGGACTGGGTTGGGACCCAGTGAAAAGCAAGGGGCTTCTGGGCAAACTGCTGGGCGGTGGCGGTGAGATCGACCTGGATGCTTCCTGCCTGCTGCTGGATGGCAACAAAGACCCGATCGACGTTGTGTGGTTCCGCCAGCTGGCCTCTAAGGATGGCTCCATCAAGCACAGCGGCGACAACCGCACTGGTGAAGGCTCCGGTGACGACGAGACGATCCATGTGGATCTGAGCCGTCTCCCGGCCGGCGTTCAGTACCTGATGTTCACGGTCAACAGTTTCACTGGGCAGACGTTCGACAAAGTAGAGAACGCTTACTGCCGCCTGATGAATCGCTCGAACAACACCGAGCTTGCCCGCTTCAATCTGAGCCAGAAAGGCAGCCACACCGGCGTCCTGATGGCTTACCTGTCGCGCAATGGTGGCGATTGGCAGCTGACCGCCCTCGGCAATGTGGCTTCTGGCTTCACTGTCCAGGAAATGGCCTCTGACGCTCGCCGGTTGATTGCGTAA
- a CDS encoding TerD family protein codes for MAVSLSKGGNVSLSKEAPGLTEVVVGLAWDARSTDGAEFDLDASVFVVGESGKVLNDGSFIFYNNKKSPCGNVEHMGDNRSGAGDGDDEQVNVKLSGLAADVKRLVFAVTIHEAEARKQSFGQVSNAAIRVLNKADGKELARFDLSEDSALETAMVFGELYRNGDEWKFKAIGQGFAGGLGPLASSYGVNLG; via the coding sequence ATGGCAGTAAGTCTGAGCAAAGGCGGTAACGTAAGTCTGTCCAAAGAAGCCCCTGGCCTGACCGAAGTGGTCGTTGGCCTGGCGTGGGATGCCCGCTCCACCGATGGCGCTGAGTTCGACCTGGACGCTTCCGTGTTCGTAGTCGGCGAAAGCGGCAAGGTACTGAACGACGGCTCCTTCATCTTCTACAACAACAAGAAGTCCCCGTGCGGCAACGTCGAGCACATGGGTGACAACCGCTCGGGTGCCGGCGACGGTGACGACGAGCAGGTCAACGTGAAGCTCTCCGGCCTCGCTGCTGACGTTAAGCGCCTGGTCTTCGCCGTGACCATCCACGAAGCAGAAGCTCGCAAGCAGTCCTTCGGCCAAGTATCCAACGCTGCCATCCGCGTCCTGAACAAGGCTGACGGCAAGGAACTGGCTCGCTTCGACCTGTCCGAAGATTCCGCTCTGGAAACCGCGATGGTCTTCGGTGAGCTGTATCGCAACGGTGATGAGTGGAAGTTCAAGGCCATTGGTCAGGGCTTTGCTGGCGGCCTCGGCCCACTGGCTTCGTCCTACGGTGTGAACCTCGGCTAA
- a CDS encoding lysozyme inhibitor LprI family protein, with protein sequence MSRFCYSIALAGLVALCGHLQAASFDCSKASTFQEDTICQIETLSRLDEQLSAAFKNALAVSDDPEALKSSQRGWLLERDQCFNEICLRQVMESRIGTLERQVAMKQPAPEPVVTEPEIAPPMPEQEQPVETHQPTPSPYQAPAISEGQDYGYSSNLPPEGHQSEKMPLALKIFLVFIAVVSIASIILHHQGRLTIYQDYTDATFTSLIPLLSVALMWLLGWLEVPSPYGTYAGYGLGIIMAIVVIRATYLANGPSLWFVMALITKTTMISLFYLLMIALMAGNSARKPGESRRAFESRSRRESRERTAAMIAITALFTWLSAWLCRDRYFSPLGDYLAGRNQQQG encoded by the coding sequence ATGTCCAGATTCTGTTACTCAATTGCTCTGGCAGGCCTTGTAGCTCTGTGCGGCCATCTCCAGGCAGCCAGCTTTGATTGCTCAAAAGCATCAACCTTTCAGGAAGATACGATTTGCCAAATCGAGACTCTCAGCCGCCTGGACGAACAACTCAGCGCCGCGTTCAAAAATGCGTTGGCGGTGAGTGATGACCCAGAGGCCCTGAAAAGCTCTCAGCGCGGCTGGCTTCTTGAGCGCGATCAGTGCTTCAACGAGATTTGCCTTCGGCAAGTAATGGAGTCGCGCATAGGAACGCTTGAGCGTCAGGTGGCAATGAAGCAACCGGCACCTGAGCCTGTAGTGACCGAGCCTGAGATCGCGCCCCCAATGCCAGAACAAGAGCAGCCTGTAGAAACCCACCAGCCGACACCCAGTCCATACCAGGCACCTGCAATCAGTGAGGGTCAGGACTACGGCTACTCATCAAACCTTCCTCCGGAAGGACACCAATCAGAGAAGATGCCGCTGGCGCTCAAGATATTCTTGGTCTTCATTGCGGTGGTCTCTATTGCCTCGATTATCTTGCACCACCAGGGCCGCCTGACCATCTATCAGGACTACACGGACGCTACCTTCACAAGCCTTATCCCTCTTCTGTCAGTCGCCCTAATGTGGCTCCTGGGCTGGCTCGAAGTGCCTTCACCTTACGGCACGTACGCGGGGTACGGCCTGGGCATCATCATGGCGATAGTGGTGATCCGAGCGACCTATCTCGCGAATGGGCCCTCACTCTGGTTTGTCATGGCACTGATCACCAAGACGACCATGATCTCGTTGTTCTATCTACTGATGATCGCCCTGATGGCTGGCAATTCTGCGCGTAAGCCGGGTGAGTCGAGACGCGCTTTCGAGAGCCGCAGTCGACGTGAGTCACGAGAGCGCACCGCGGCGATGATCGCCATCACCGCCCTCTTCACTTGGCTATCTGCGTGGCTTTGTCGAGACAGGTACTTCTCCCCGCTGGGAGACTACCTGGCAGGCCGTAATCAGCAACAAGGTTAA
- a CDS encoding TerC/Alx family metal homeostasis membrane protein translates to METTSTAIGFPPATLAVFIGLAVIALAIDLLTHNKDKPVTLANASMWSIFWVAISMVFAGYLYMTHGPAVASLFVTGYALEKVLSVDNLFVFMAIFAWFKIPDGLRHRVLYWGIIGAIVFRGIFVAIGTGLLAFGPWVEIVFAAIVAWTAVMMLRSGDDEDEEEDYSQHIAYRFASKLFPVWPKLYGHNFFVNRNQLQVELQKPENKGMTLVQKGFWFSTPLFLCVCVVEISDVLFAFDSVPAIIAVSKEPLIVYSAMLFAILGLRTMYFVLEALKRYLVHLEKAVIALLFFIAGKLALNATNHIWHHGYSIDPNTSLAIVMGVLAIGIVASVLFPEREEEAKENA, encoded by the coding sequence ATGGAAACAACTAGCACCGCTATCGGCTTTCCGCCGGCGACCCTTGCGGTATTCATCGGCCTGGCTGTGATCGCTCTTGCGATCGACCTGCTGACGCACAACAAGGACAAGCCCGTCACTCTTGCCAACGCCTCGATGTGGTCGATCTTCTGGGTTGCCATTTCGATGGTCTTTGCCGGTTATCTCTACATGACTCACGGGCCGGCAGTCGCGAGCCTGTTCGTCACTGGCTATGCCCTTGAGAAAGTGCTGTCCGTCGATAACCTGTTCGTGTTTATGGCAATCTTCGCCTGGTTCAAGATCCCTGACGGCTTGCGTCATCGTGTCCTGTACTGGGGCATCATCGGCGCAATTGTCTTCCGTGGGATCTTTGTGGCCATCGGTACCGGGCTGCTTGCTTTCGGTCCGTGGGTCGAGATTGTCTTCGCGGCAATCGTCGCCTGGACTGCGGTCATGATGCTTCGCTCTGGCGATGATGAAGACGAAGAAGAAGACTACTCGCAGCACATTGCCTACCGTTTCGCCAGCAAGCTGTTCCCGGTATGGCCGAAGCTCTACGGACACAACTTCTTCGTGAACCGCAACCAGCTTCAGGTTGAGCTTCAGAAGCCTGAGAACAAGGGCATGACCCTGGTTCAGAAGGGTTTCTGGTTCTCTACCCCGCTGTTCCTTTGTGTCTGCGTCGTTGAGATCTCGGACGTACTGTTCGCCTTCGACTCGGTACCGGCAATCATTGCCGTCAGTAAGGAACCGCTGATTGTTTACAGCGCCATGCTGTTTGCGATCCTCGGCCTGCGTACCATGTACTTCGTGCTGGAAGCTCTGAAGCGCTATCTGGTGCACCTGGAGAAGGCTGTGATCGCCCTGCTGTTCTTCATCGCTGGCAAGCTGGCGCTGAACGCAACCAATCACATCTGGCACCACGGTTACAGCATTGATCCGAATACCAGTCTCGCAATTGTCATGGGTGTACTGGCGATCGGTATCGTTGCAAGCGTTCTGTTCCCAGAGCGCGAAGAAGAAGCGAAAGAAAACGCTTAA
- a CDS encoding type II toxin-antitoxin system VapC family toxin, whose translation MIVLDTNVVSEAMKPEPHPAVRAWLNDQAAETLYLTSVTLAELLFGIGALPAGKRKDMLAQTLDGLMGLFRDRVLPFDTDAARRFAELAVTAKNGGRGFPTPDGYIAAIAASRGFIVASRDTAPYEAATVAVINPWKV comes from the coding sequence ATGATCGTCCTCGATACCAACGTTGTTTCCGAAGCGATGAAGCCCGAGCCGCACCCGGCCGTGCGAGCATGGTTGAACGATCAAGCCGCCGAAACACTGTACCTGACTAGCGTAACACTGGCCGAGCTGCTGTTTGGCATCGGTGCGCTTCCAGCCGGTAAACGCAAGGACATGCTGGCACAAACCCTTGACGGTCTGATGGGGCTGTTCAGGGATCGGGTATTACCATTCGATACCGATGCAGCACGACGCTTTGCCGAGTTAGCTGTGACAGCCAAGAACGGTGGGCGAGGATTCCCAACGCCTGATGGCTATATCGCCGCGATTGCGGCTTCGCGAGGGTTCATCGTGGCGTCACGTGACACAGCACCTTATGAAGCTGCCACCGTGGCCGTCATCAATCCGTGGAAAGTATAA
- a CDS encoding FitA-like ribbon-helix-helix domain-containing protein has protein sequence MAMLTVRNLPDDVHRALRVRAALHGHSTEAEVREILAVAVKPESRVRMGEALAALGRTISLTNEDFEVFDQVRDKTPAKPLGFE, from the coding sequence ATGGCGATGCTGACAGTACGCAATTTGCCCGACGACGTGCACCGCGCATTACGGGTGCGGGCCGCACTACATGGGCATAGCACCGAAGCTGAGGTGCGGGAGATTCTGGCGGTAGCGGTCAAGCCAGAGTCACGTGTTCGCATGGGTGAAGCCCTCGCAGCACTGGGTCGTACAATCAGTCTGACAAACGAGGATTTCGAGGTATTCGACCAAGTGAGAGACAAGACGCCGGCCAAGCCGCTGGGGTTTGAATGA